A genomic segment from Chitinophaga flava encodes:
- a CDS encoding elongation factor G, which translates to MKTYDEKHIKNIVLLGAPKSGKTTLSETMLFEAGIINKRGTVEEKNTISDYHEIEHERGNSVYATALHTEWKDYKINIIDTPGLEDFIGEVISAIRVCDTAVLLLNAQYGVEVGTELIWDYVDKYRKPTILAVNQLDTEQANFNKTVEDATRILGNAVTIMQYPVNQGHGFNAIIDLLKMTLYRFPEDGGKPEKLPIPDSEKERAEALHNALVEKAAENDDTLMEQYFEKGSLDEDELRQGIKIGMLKHQIFPVFCLSAKNDMGSGRLMGFIDNVAPSASEMPPEITIDGKEIPCDPAGPPCLFIFKTLQEPHIGRLSFFKVVSGEIKPGMELVNEEANTTERISQLFIADGKNRNNVDSLKAGDIGCTLKLKNTYTNHTLSEKNLAAQIDPIQFPTPKVRVAIEAKNKSDDEKMSEVLAEIHMEDPTLLVEFNRELKQVILHGQGDLHLLVTKWRLENIYKMQVAYLPAKIPYRETIRKPALASYRHKKQSGGAGQFGEVYMKIEPWYEGMPPLKEYPVRETEEVPLQWGGKLVFNNCIVGGAIDNRFLPSILKGVMEKMQEGPLTGSYVRDIRVSVYDGKMHPVDSNDISFKIAGMMAFREAFHQAAPQLLEPVFDIEATAPDAMMGDIMSELQSRRSVITGMDTLNGYQVIKARTPQAELDKLFAALRNVTQGKAKVHSSFAEYAPVPPEIQKKLSEEYQKEEVV; encoded by the coding sequence ATGAAGACGTATGATGAAAAACATATCAAAAACATCGTACTGTTAGGCGCACCCAAAAGCGGCAAAACTACCCTCTCCGAAACAATGTTGTTTGAAGCCGGTATTATCAACAAGCGCGGAACAGTAGAAGAGAAAAACACTATCTCGGACTACCACGAAATAGAACACGAGCGCGGCAACTCTGTCTATGCCACTGCACTGCACACCGAATGGAAAGACTACAAAATCAACATCATTGATACCCCTGGCCTGGAAGATTTTATAGGAGAAGTGATCTCCGCCATCCGCGTGTGCGATACTGCTGTGCTCCTGCTTAACGCTCAGTATGGCGTGGAAGTAGGCACAGAACTGATCTGGGATTATGTAGACAAATACCGAAAGCCTACCATCCTGGCAGTCAACCAGCTCGATACCGAACAGGCCAACTTCAATAAAACAGTTGAAGACGCCACCCGCATCCTCGGTAATGCAGTCACTATCATGCAGTACCCCGTCAATCAGGGACACGGCTTCAATGCCATTATCGACCTGCTCAAAATGACCCTTTACCGCTTCCCGGAAGATGGTGGCAAACCCGAAAAACTCCCTATCCCCGATAGCGAAAAGGAAAGGGCCGAAGCCTTGCACAATGCTCTCGTGGAAAAAGCAGCAGAAAACGATGATACCCTCATGGAACAATACTTTGAAAAGGGCAGCCTCGACGAGGACGAACTGCGCCAGGGTATCAAAATAGGCATGCTCAAACATCAGATTTTCCCGGTATTCTGCCTCTCTGCAAAAAATGATATGGGCAGCGGACGCCTCATGGGCTTCATCGACAATGTAGCCCCCTCCGCGTCCGAAATGCCGCCGGAAATCACCATCGATGGTAAAGAGATTCCCTGCGACCCGGCCGGTCCTCCCTGCCTCTTCATTTTCAAAACCCTGCAGGAACCCCATATCGGCCGCCTCTCCTTCTTTAAAGTGGTCTCCGGGGAAATAAAACCAGGGATGGAGCTCGTCAATGAAGAGGCTAACACCACCGAGCGTATCAGCCAGCTGTTTATCGCCGACGGAAAAAACCGCAACAACGTTGATTCCCTCAAAGCCGGCGACATTGGCTGCACCCTCAAACTGAAAAATACCTACACCAACCACACCCTCTCTGAGAAAAACCTGGCCGCACAAATAGACCCTATACAGTTCCCCACTCCTAAAGTACGCGTGGCCATCGAAGCCAAAAACAAAAGCGACGATGAAAAAATGAGCGAAGTACTCGCCGAAATCCACATGGAAGATCCCACCCTGCTGGTGGAATTCAACCGGGAACTGAAACAGGTGATCCTGCACGGTCAGGGAGATTTGCACCTGCTGGTCACCAAATGGCGACTGGAAAATATCTACAAAATGCAGGTAGCCTACCTGCCCGCCAAAATACCCTATCGCGAAACAATCCGTAAGCCGGCACTGGCATCTTATCGCCATAAAAAGCAGTCCGGCGGCGCCGGCCAGTTTGGGGAAGTGTATATGAAAATAGAACCCTGGTATGAAGGAATGCCCCCGCTGAAGGAATATCCCGTCAGAGAAACTGAAGAAGTGCCACTACAGTGGGGCGGTAAACTGGTGTTCAACAACTGTATCGTAGGCGGCGCAATAGATAACCGCTTCCTGCCTTCCATCCTTAAAGGAGTGATGGAGAAAATGCAGGAAGGACCACTTACCGGCTCCTATGTGCGTGATATAAGGGTAAGTGTCTATGATGGAAAAATGCACCCGGTAGACAGTAACGATATCTCTTTTAAGATCGCCGGTATGATGGCCTTCAGAGAAGCCTTCCACCAGGCTGCGCCTCAGCTGCTCGAACCCGTGTTCGACATCGAAGCCACCGCTCCCGATGCCATGATGGGCGATATTATGAGTGAACTGCAAAGCCGCAGAAGCGTAATAACGGGAATGGATACACTGAATGGCTATCAGGTCATCAAAGCCCGTACGCCACAGGCTGAGCTGGACAAGCTGTTTGCCGCCCTGCGCAACGTTACCCAGGGAAAGGCCAAGGTTCATTCTTCCTTCGCGGAATATGCACCTGTCCCACCCGAAATACAGAAAAAACTAAGCGAAGAATACCAGAAAGAAGAAGTTGTTTAA
- a CDS encoding DUF983 domain-containing protein, which yields MEHKRPNYFVSLLTMKCPKCRRGDMYKDKNPFHVKFSKIFNMYDNCPVCDQKFELETGFWFGTGYVSYALSVAFSVFNLIWFAVFFGISWRDNSIFIWLGINGVLLVLIQPWLMRISRVIYLYFFVYYDEDTASLPAQAHHHPEKN from the coding sequence ATGGAACACAAACGCCCAAATTATTTCGTCAGCCTGTTAACGATGAAATGTCCCAAATGCCGGAGAGGAGATATGTATAAAGACAAAAATCCTTTTCATGTCAAGTTTTCGAAGATCTTCAACATGTACGACAATTGTCCGGTATGTGATCAGAAGTTTGAACTGGAAACGGGATTCTGGTTTGGGACGGGTTATGTGAGTTATGCACTTTCCGTGGCATTCAGTGTATTCAATCTTATCTGGTTTGCCGTTTTTTTTGGTATCAGCTGGAGAGACAATAGTATATTTATATGGTTGGGTATAAACGGAGTTTTGCTGGTATTGATACAGCCATGGCTGATGCGCATTTCAAGGGTTATTTACCTGTATTTCTTTGTTTATTATGATGAGGATACAGCGTCCCTGCCAGCACAGGCACATCATCATCCGGAGAAAAACTAA
- the tssD gene encoding type VI secretion system tube protein TssD, producing MSFKATMLLEGEEMNVLECHFTFSQPTDHSGKPSHKPRGGTVIIIIESNGSTRLFDWMISNTSTKSGVITFLRRDALSRMKELRFSDAYCVRYTEYFNASGAHPMQVKMKLSARELLLNQSVYRNPWP from the coding sequence ATGTCTTTTAAAGCAACCATGCTGCTGGAAGGGGAAGAAATGAATGTACTGGAATGTCATTTTACCTTTTCACAGCCTACAGACCATAGCGGCAAGCCCTCCCACAAGCCTCGCGGGGGAACCGTTATTATTATTATCGAGTCTAACGGGAGCACCCGGCTTTTTGACTGGATGATTTCCAATACCAGCACTAAAAGCGGTGTGATTACTTTTTTACGGCGTGATGCCTTGTCGCGGATGAAAGAATTACGGTTCTCCGATGCGTATTGCGTCAGGTACACCGAATATTTTAATGCCAGCGGAGCACATCCTATGCAGGTGAAGATGAAGCTTTCAGCCCGTGAGCTGTTGCTGAATCAGTCTGTATACCGGAATCCGTGGCCCTAA
- a CDS encoding ABC transporter ATP-binding protein, whose translation MKLLLHYLKRYKWLVVLAMVLASVNQLFSLLDPMIFGWIIDRFASHPHSTLKGGTIFRPEGQYLTGVLLLVGAAIGVAMVSRIAKAFQDYAVNVIVQKFGAQVYTDGLKHSLRLPYQQFEDQRSGETLAILQKVRTDCEKFITSFVNVLFVSMIGVVFVMIYAATVHWTLPLVYLTGCILLTILMSLLSRKIKVIQKTIVKETTALAGSTTESLRNIELVKSLGLTQQEIRRLNSTTIKILMLELKKVRSIRSISFVQGTFVNLMRQSILFLLLFYIYRDYVSIGQLMTLQLYSFFIFGPLQELGNIILNYREAQVSLLNFQSILSTPVEETPAHPIKINHIDELTFRHVGFKHLTAATKALDQVNFAVSVGETVAFVGPSGSGKTTLVKLLVGLYKPNEGHILYNGVDANEADMEDLRHQVGFVTQDTQLFAGTIRENLLFVNPGASDAEVMEALNKASCYSLLARADKGLETVIGEGGIKISGGEKQRLSIARALLRKPRLMVFDEATSALDSITEEEITKTVRQVTASKQHITVMIAHRLSTIMHADRIYVLEKGRIVETGRHEELLKEKGLYYAMWRQQIGERKLETV comes from the coding sequence ATGAAATTATTGTTGCATTATTTAAAGAGATATAAATGGCTCGTTGTATTGGCGATGGTACTGGCGAGTGTTAACCAGCTTTTTTCTTTGCTGGATCCGATGATTTTTGGTTGGATAATTGACCGGTTTGCTTCACATCCGCATAGTACCCTAAAAGGTGGCACTATATTCAGGCCGGAGGGGCAATATCTGACAGGCGTATTGTTGCTCGTTGGCGCTGCTATCGGGGTAGCGATGGTATCCAGGATTGCCAAGGCATTCCAGGATTATGCCGTAAACGTAATTGTGCAGAAATTTGGCGCACAGGTGTATACCGATGGGTTAAAACACTCTCTAAGACTGCCTTATCAGCAGTTTGAGGACCAGCGTAGCGGTGAAACACTGGCGATTCTGCAGAAGGTGCGGACAGACTGCGAAAAGTTCATCACTTCCTTTGTAAACGTATTGTTTGTTTCCATGATCGGAGTGGTGTTTGTGATGATATATGCAGCCACAGTACACTGGACACTGCCACTGGTATATCTGACAGGCTGCATATTGCTTACCATACTCATGAGTTTGCTCAGCCGGAAAATAAAGGTGATCCAGAAAACGATCGTGAAGGAAACCACAGCGCTGGCTGGTTCTACTACCGAATCGCTGCGGAATATAGAGTTAGTAAAGAGCCTTGGCCTTACGCAACAGGAGATCAGAAGGCTGAATTCCACCACTATCAAAATATTGATGCTGGAACTCAAGAAAGTACGCAGTATCCGCAGTATCAGCTTTGTACAGGGTACCTTTGTGAACCTGATGCGTCAGAGTATTCTGTTTCTGCTGTTGTTTTACATCTATCGTGATTATGTGAGCATTGGCCAGCTGATGACGCTGCAGCTGTATTCCTTCTTTATTTTCGGTCCTTTACAGGAGTTGGGAAATATTATCCTGAACTACAGGGAAGCACAGGTATCGCTGCTGAATTTCCAGAGCATTTTGAGCACGCCGGTAGAAGAGACACCGGCCCACCCAATAAAAATCAACCACATTGACGAGCTCACTTTCCGTCATGTAGGTTTCAAACATCTGACAGCGGCCACCAAGGCGCTGGACCAGGTGAACTTTGCAGTGAGTGTAGGCGAGACCGTAGCCTTCGTAGGTCCTTCCGGTTCCGGTAAAACCACGCTGGTAAAACTGTTGGTAGGTCTCTATAAACCTAATGAAGGTCATATCCTTTACAACGGTGTAGATGCCAATGAAGCAGACATGGAAGATCTGCGGCACCAGGTAGGCTTTGTAACGCAGGACACGCAGCTGTTTGCCGGCACTATCCGGGAAAATTTGTTGTTTGTGAATCCGGGAGCTTCTGATGCGGAGGTCATGGAAGCATTGAACAAAGCCTCCTGTTATTCTTTGCTGGCAAGGGCTGACAAAGGACTGGAGACTGTTATTGGCGAAGGAGGTATTAAAATCTCCGGAGGAGAAAAACAGCGGTTGTCTATAGCCAGAGCATTGCTGCGTAAGCCAAGGCTGATGGTATTTGATGAAGCTACTTCAGCGCTGGATTCCATCACAGAAGAGGAGATCACCAAAACAGTAAGACAGGTAACCGCCAGCAAACAGCATATTACAGTGATGATTGCGCACCGGTTGAGCACCATTATGCATGCCGACCGTATCTATGTACTGGAAAAAGGCCGTATTGTGGAAACGGGCAGACATGAGGAATTGCTGAAAGAGAAAGGTTTGTATTATGCCATGTGGCGCCAGCAGATAGGCGAACGCAAGCTGGAAACCGTCTAG